A single window of Granulicella mallensis MP5ACTX8 DNA harbors:
- a CDS encoding FAD binding domain-containing protein produces the protein MELFQLVTAKTIPDAVKAQAQSATAQNGADVRFIAGGTNLVDYMKLNVERPRQLVDINGLPLDKIERTSEGGLKIGALARNADVAQDATVKEQYAVLSQALLAGASPQLRNMATTAGNLLQKTRCVYYRDTASACNKRQPGSGCSAIGGYNRMLAILGTSEHCIATNPSDQNIALMALEAVVHIEGKNGRRAVPISEFYLLPGSTPERETVLQPGDLVTHITLSKPVVGAKSGYLKLRDRASYEFALASAAIVMKKDGDRISYVRVAMGGVGTRPWRALEAEKVLMGKAATEANFRAAAEAALHGARPQSQNGFKVELAKRCLVHTMGQVSQIA, from the coding sequence ATGGAACTCTTTCAGCTTGTCACCGCCAAGACGATTCCCGACGCCGTCAAGGCACAGGCCCAGTCGGCGACCGCCCAGAACGGAGCAGATGTCCGCTTTATTGCGGGTGGAACAAATCTCGTGGACTACATGAAGTTGAATGTAGAGCGCCCACGTCAGCTTGTAGACATCAATGGTCTTCCGCTCGACAAGATAGAACGAACTTCGGAGGGCGGCCTGAAGATTGGCGCTCTTGCGCGGAATGCCGATGTGGCGCAGGACGCGACTGTGAAGGAACAGTACGCCGTCCTGTCCCAGGCTCTTCTCGCAGGCGCATCGCCACAGTTGCGAAACATGGCGACGACTGCTGGCAATCTCCTGCAAAAGACGCGTTGTGTGTATTACCGGGACACTGCATCGGCCTGCAACAAACGTCAGCCTGGTTCGGGTTGTTCTGCGATCGGTGGCTACAACCGCATGTTGGCAATCCTTGGCACCAGTGAGCACTGCATTGCTACAAATCCTTCCGACCAGAATATTGCTCTGATGGCCCTCGAAGCGGTCGTGCACATCGAAGGCAAAAACGGGCGACGCGCTGTGCCTATCTCGGAGTTCTATCTTCTTCCCGGATCGACACCAGAGCGTGAGACGGTTTTGCAGCCGGGGGATCTGGTCACCCACATCACATTGTCCAAACCAGTCGTTGGCGCAAAGAGCGGTTATCTGAAGTTGCGTGACCGTGCGTCCTATGAGTTCGCGCTTGCTTCAGCAGCGATCGTGATGAAAAAGGATGGAGATCGCATTAGCTATGTTCGCGTGGCAATGGGTGGCGTAGGCACCAGACCCTGGCGTGCCCTGGAAGCGGAAAAGGTGCTTATGGGCAAAGCTGCAACCGAGGCGAATTTCCGCGCGGCAGCCGAAGCGGCGCTGCATGGTGCCAGGCCGCAGAGTCAGAACGGATTCAAAGTGGAGCTTGCCAAGCGCTGCCTGGTGCACACCATGGGGCAGGTTAGCCAGATCGCATAG
- a CDS encoding xanthine dehydrogenase family protein molybdopterin-binding subunit, translating to MDQITESKIIGVATRRVDGPLKVSGAAMYASDHHFPGLLYAWPVCATIAKGSIANLDSAQAEKMTGVVAVYHRANIGKLYRVPPAAGMSLILDEKRPPFEDDEIRYYGQYVAVVVANTVEQARAAAESVKVTYNRDKPDANSKLLGSPLTTDKPEEKSKRGDTATALKSAKVKVDEVYTTPVETHNPIELHASVAVYDGQKFTLYETSQAVVNHRDVLAQMLGVPPEQVQVITRFLGSGFGGKLWPWPQSALAAACARNLNRPVKLVVSRQMMFQSVGHRPAIEQHIQLAAEPDGRLTAVQQDYVNHTSMLDDYDEGCGEITPFIYSTQNLLVTGGLARRNVGNPTAMRGPGAVPGLFALESAMDELAVSLKMDPVQFRLKNEPEMDESLNIPFSSRHMKECLTVGAEKFGWANRTPQIGSMKKDGVTLGWGVAACSWLAARSETQASVELRQDGSARVACGTQDIGGGTYTVLAQIVSHETGIPVSKINVVLGDSALPSGPISGGSWVTASVTPAVLEAAQKASQSLLLVAAKSDGSPFKGKKPEDLELADGMVRLKGQAQGAVPMAEVLQIAKINSVSGQGKSEGTLEDSKPKYSFHSYGAQFVEIGWQPEIARLRINRVVTVIDAGRIMNPRPARNQIEGAVVMGIGMALFEETMYDSRSGAPINNNLADYVMAVNADTPQIDVTFLDYPDYNLNALGVRGVGEIGLAGIAAAIPSAVYHATGVRVRNLPVRIEDLLSMPKTSIA from the coding sequence ATGGATCAAATCACCGAGTCGAAGATTATCGGGGTTGCAACTCGCCGCGTAGACGGTCCGTTGAAGGTGAGCGGCGCGGCGATGTATGCCTCCGACCACCACTTTCCGGGCCTTCTTTATGCCTGGCCGGTCTGTGCCACCATTGCAAAGGGTTCTATTGCAAACCTTGATAGCGCCCAGGCGGAGAAGATGACGGGAGTCGTCGCCGTCTACCATCGTGCCAACATAGGCAAGCTCTATCGCGTGCCCCCGGCGGCAGGCATGTCTTTGATCCTCGACGAAAAACGTCCTCCGTTCGAAGATGACGAGATTCGTTACTACGGCCAATATGTAGCGGTCGTGGTGGCAAACACCGTCGAGCAGGCGCGAGCTGCCGCCGAGAGCGTAAAGGTCACCTACAACCGGGATAAACCCGATGCAAACAGCAAGCTATTAGGTTCACCGCTCACAACTGACAAGCCAGAGGAGAAGAGCAAACGCGGGGACACCGCTACGGCGTTGAAGAGTGCGAAGGTCAAAGTAGACGAGGTCTATACGACCCCCGTCGAGACACACAATCCAATCGAGCTCCATGCGTCTGTTGCTGTCTACGACGGCCAGAAGTTCACTCTTTATGAGACCTCGCAGGCTGTCGTTAACCATCGTGATGTGCTTGCGCAGATGCTGGGTGTTCCTCCGGAGCAAGTACAGGTCATCACGCGGTTTCTTGGTTCCGGGTTCGGAGGCAAACTCTGGCCCTGGCCTCAGAGCGCTTTGGCCGCCGCGTGTGCACGCAACTTGAACCGTCCCGTCAAGCTCGTTGTGAGCAGGCAGATGATGTTTCAGAGCGTCGGCCATCGGCCCGCTATCGAGCAGCACATTCAGTTAGCGGCAGAACCCGATGGAAGGCTGACGGCGGTGCAACAGGATTACGTCAACCATACCTCGATGCTGGATGACTACGATGAAGGTTGCGGCGAGATTACGCCGTTCATCTACAGCACTCAAAATTTGCTCGTAACGGGCGGATTGGCGCGCCGAAACGTTGGCAATCCGACGGCGATGCGCGGACCTGGCGCAGTCCCTGGACTGTTTGCATTGGAGTCCGCGATGGACGAGTTAGCCGTCAGCCTGAAGATGGATCCTGTCCAGTTCAGGCTTAAAAACGAACCGGAGATGGATGAGAGTCTGAATATTCCATTTTCCTCGCGGCATATGAAGGAGTGTCTGACGGTCGGTGCTGAAAAGTTTGGCTGGGCCAACCGCACACCGCAGATCGGCTCTATGAAAAAGGACGGGGTTACTCTCGGATGGGGAGTTGCTGCTTGTTCCTGGCTTGCAGCGCGTTCGGAGACCCAGGCGAGCGTAGAGCTGCGACAGGATGGCTCTGCACGTGTCGCGTGTGGCACGCAGGATATTGGAGGCGGCACTTATACGGTTCTGGCTCAGATTGTGAGTCACGAGACCGGCATCCCCGTCAGCAAGATTAACGTCGTACTTGGAGATTCAGCGCTTCCTTCCGGCCCGATCTCCGGAGGCTCCTGGGTGACAGCTTCCGTGACACCCGCAGTGCTCGAAGCTGCACAGAAGGCAAGTCAGTCTTTATTGCTCGTGGCCGCTAAGTCGGACGGATCTCCCTTCAAAGGGAAGAAGCCCGAAGATCTAGAGCTTGCTGACGGCATGGTGCGCCTGAAAGGACAGGCGCAGGGCGCGGTTCCGATGGCAGAGGTCCTGCAAATAGCCAAGATCAACTCCGTTTCTGGCCAGGGTAAATCGGAGGGGACCCTCGAAGACTCGAAGCCCAAGTACTCCTTTCATTCCTACGGAGCACAGTTTGTAGAGATTGGTTGGCAACCAGAGATCGCACGTCTTCGTATCAACCGGGTCGTCACTGTCATTGATGCTGGACGCATCATGAATCCTCGGCCGGCGCGGAACCAGATTGAAGGCGCAGTGGTGATGGGTATCGGTATGGCTCTGTTCGAAGAGACGATGTACGACAGTCGTTCCGGTGCTCCCATCAACAACAATCTTGCCGATTATGTGATGGCGGTCAATGCAGATACACCGCAGATCGATGTTACTTTCCTGGACTATCCGGACTACAACCTGAATGCTCTTGGTGTCCGCGGAGTGGGTGAGATTGGACTGGCCGGTATTGCAGCGGCGATTCCCAGTGCGGTCTATCATGCGACTGGAGTTCGTGTTCGCAATCTGCCGGTACGAATCGAAGATCTGCTTTCGATGCCAAAGACCAGCATCGCCTGA
- a CDS encoding metal-dependent hydrolase family protein — translation MRSLILAAASILFPLLVTAQQPAQQPAPAATVLHAARILDVAAGKVDSPGEVLIVGNHIREAGEHVSHPNGATVIDLGDATLMPGLIDAHVHLFLHPGAEDLQTVEESVPQRTLEAAAAAKADVMAGFTAERDMGTEGAKCADVAVRNAINDGLIPGPRMRVSCNAIDILGGHEDAIGYNPAQHVLSNADIANTADEILATMREQRKEGADFTKIYETGHDHLVEGAFTTPYQYNEAQLAAAVTEADRTGSVVGVHCTGEPGATYAAEAGVSSIDHAYFLLPSTMKLMRDKQIYAVPTFAVMEAFAQHPRRPGDGEKDQQVLDFHAEQFKKQMAAGVPFAIGSDVGPFPHGTQAREYVLMVKYGMSPTETLRSGLINGAKLLRWSDTIGQLKPGFYADIIAVTGNPLTDITVLTHPTFVMKNGEILRKD, via the coding sequence ATGAGATCTCTTATTCTTGCCGCAGCGTCGATTCTCTTTCCGCTCCTTGTCACTGCACAACAGCCGGCCCAGCAGCCCGCGCCCGCCGCGACCGTTCTGCACGCGGCTCGCATCCTCGACGTCGCCGCCGGTAAGGTCGACTCCCCCGGCGAGGTACTCATCGTCGGCAACCACATCCGCGAGGCCGGCGAGCACGTCTCGCATCCCAACGGCGCTACTGTCATCGATCTCGGCGACGCCACGCTGATGCCCGGCCTCATCGACGCGCACGTCCATCTCTTCCTGCACCCCGGCGCCGAAGACCTCCAGACCGTCGAGGAGTCCGTCCCGCAACGCACGCTTGAAGCCGCAGCAGCAGCCAAAGCCGACGTCATGGCCGGCTTCACCGCGGAGCGCGACATGGGTACCGAAGGAGCCAAGTGTGCCGACGTCGCCGTGCGCAACGCGATCAACGACGGTCTCATCCCCGGTCCGCGCATGAGAGTCTCCTGCAACGCCATCGATATCCTCGGCGGCCACGAAGACGCCATCGGTTACAACCCCGCCCAGCATGTCCTCTCCAACGCCGACATTGCCAACACCGCCGACGAGATCCTCGCCACGATGCGCGAACAGCGTAAGGAAGGCGCGGACTTCACCAAAATCTACGAGACCGGCCATGACCATCTGGTAGAAGGCGCCTTCACCACGCCCTATCAATACAACGAAGCGCAGCTCGCCGCCGCCGTCACCGAAGCCGACCGCACCGGCTCTGTCGTCGGCGTCCACTGCACCGGGGAGCCTGGTGCAACCTATGCCGCCGAGGCCGGTGTCTCCAGCATCGACCACGCTTACTTTCTTCTGCCCTCCACTATGAAGCTCATGCGCGACAAGCAGATCTACGCCGTGCCCACCTTCGCTGTGATGGAAGCCTTCGCCCAGCACCCACGCCGTCCCGGTGACGGCGAGAAGGACCAACAGGTGCTCGACTTCCACGCCGAGCAGTTTAAGAAACAGATGGCCGCCGGCGTTCCCTTCGCCATCGGCAGCGACGTCGGCCCCTTCCCTCATGGCACGCAGGCCCGCGAGTACGTACTGATGGTGAAATATGGCATGAGCCCCACGGAGACCCTACGCTCCGGCCTCATCAACGGTGCGAAGCTGCTGCGCTGGTCCGACACCATCGGCCAGCTCAAGCCCGGCTTCTACGCCGATATCATTGCAGTCACCGGCAATCCACTCACCGACATCACTGTCCTCACCCACCCAACCTTCGTCATGAAGAACGGCGAGATTCTCCGCAAAGATTGA
- a CDS encoding (2Fe-2S)-binding protein: MAIDEQENEPKTSLGRLTRRSFLSHVGAATAATAIAPLASSSASAEGAPTEAASTKIPGTVPITLRVNGQSHAVQIDPRATLLDTLRETLHLTGTKKGCDHGQCGACTVHLNERRINSCLALAVMQQNAEIITIEGIGGLETLHPMQDAFVEHDGFQCGYCTSGQIMSAVAMVKEPWGKTDADVREAMSGNICRCGAYPNIVAAVQAVRRMS; the protein is encoded by the coding sequence ATGGCAATCGATGAGCAGGAGAACGAGCCGAAAACGTCTTTGGGCCGACTGACACGCCGGTCATTTCTGTCTCATGTTGGAGCGGCAACGGCAGCTACCGCAATAGCGCCTCTTGCGTCCTCTTCCGCGTCAGCGGAAGGTGCTCCAACTGAAGCCGCATCGACAAAGATTCCCGGCACAGTCCCCATTACGCTTCGGGTGAATGGACAGTCTCATGCTGTGCAGATCGATCCGCGAGCGACGCTGCTGGACACGCTGCGCGAGACCCTACATCTGACTGGAACCAAGAAAGGCTGCGACCATGGCCAGTGCGGTGCATGTACCGTCCATCTGAACGAGCGCAGAATCAATAGCTGCCTGGCGCTCGCCGTGATGCAGCAGAACGCCGAGATCATAACGATTGAAGGTATCGGCGGACTGGAAACTCTGCACCCGATGCAGGACGCTTTTGTGGAGCACGACGGTTTTCAATGCGGTTACTGCACCTCGGGACAGATCATGTCTGCTGTCGCCATGGTTAAAGAGCCCTGGGGGAAGACAGACGCAGACGTGCGAGAGGCGATGAGCGGCAACATATGCCGTTGTGGCGCTTACCCCAACATCGTTGCTGCCGTGCAGGCAGTTCGGCGCATGTCCTAG
- a CDS encoding penicillin acylase family protein, with protein MRRGLLLAGVLMWGGGLLAAQEQTAADQARWKAEAARVTIVRDDWGIAHVHGKTDADAVFGMIYAQCEDDFNRVETNYLTSLGRTAEAQGEDAIWQDLRQRLFLDPEELRHDYATSPEWLKQLMDAWADGINFYLSQHPDKKPKVLTRLEPWMALSFTEGSIGGNIEQVDLKALKAFYAPPSIHTTDVGAVQIKPLAAEPDWFMPEPSGSNGFAIAPGNTVDHHALLLINPHTSFFFRSELQMASDEGLDAYGAVTWGQFFVYQGFNDRAGWMHTSSNVDAVDEYLEKVVRNGDTLSYLYDGTLRPFTKKQITLQYKTPHGLASRTFTALYTLHGPVIRKDADKFVTIQLMNIPVAALEQSYLRTKARNYAEYKKTIELQANASNNTVFADADGDIAYWHGNFIPLRDTRFDYTRPVDGSDPATNWKGLMTVDQAPHLLNPKSGYLFNVNDSPWNGAGASSLRKADYPAYVEQGIESARGLHATRVLAPDGTPRRDLSMDGLMRAAYDPYLPWFARTVPALVAAYDALPADASLKTRLAGQIALLRGWDDRWSADSMATSIAVYWGTEMMKTVGRPAHEALVPSEDWVATRVPAEALLTALAQASDNLAADFGTWRTPWGQINRFQRLTGDIVQPFSDAGSSIPVPFASSLWGSLASFGARQYPGTKRWYGTSGNSFVAVVEFGDKVRAKAVTAGGESGDPKSSHFDDEAERYAAGNLREIYFYPEQLKGHTERTYHPNE; from the coding sequence TTGCGGAGAGGACTGTTACTCGCGGGTGTATTGATGTGGGGTGGTGGACTGCTTGCGGCGCAGGAACAGACGGCCGCGGATCAAGCCCGATGGAAGGCCGAGGCGGCACGGGTAACGATTGTGCGCGACGACTGGGGTATCGCGCATGTGCATGGAAAAACCGATGCAGATGCGGTCTTCGGGATGATCTATGCGCAATGCGAGGACGACTTTAACCGTGTCGAGACGAATTACCTCACTTCGCTTGGGCGCACGGCCGAGGCACAGGGCGAAGACGCAATCTGGCAGGACCTGCGGCAGCGACTGTTTTTGGATCCTGAAGAGCTGAGACACGACTATGCCACGAGCCCGGAGTGGCTTAAACAGCTGATGGATGCATGGGCAGATGGAATCAACTTCTATCTTTCGCAACATCCGGACAAGAAGCCGAAGGTGTTGACACGGCTTGAGCCTTGGATGGCGCTGTCGTTTACGGAAGGCAGCATCGGTGGAAATATCGAACAAGTCGATTTGAAGGCGCTGAAGGCGTTCTACGCACCGCCCAGCATACATACCACGGATGTTGGCGCGGTCCAGATAAAGCCGCTTGCGGCTGAACCGGACTGGTTCATGCCGGAGCCGAGCGGGTCGAATGGGTTCGCCATTGCTCCCGGTAATACGGTAGATCACCATGCGCTCTTGCTGATCAATCCCCATACTTCCTTCTTTTTTCGCAGCGAGCTGCAGATGGCGAGCGATGAGGGACTGGATGCGTATGGGGCGGTGACGTGGGGCCAGTTCTTCGTCTACCAGGGATTCAACGACCGCGCGGGATGGATGCATACCTCCAGCAATGTGGACGCAGTGGATGAGTATCTGGAGAAGGTGGTCAGGAATGGCGATACGCTGAGCTATCTGTATGACGGCACCCTCCGGCCGTTCACCAAGAAGCAGATCACGCTCCAGTACAAGACACCTCACGGCCTTGCCTCGCGGACATTTACGGCGCTGTACACCCTGCATGGACCAGTGATCCGGAAGGACGCCGATAAGTTCGTAACGATCCAGCTCATGAATATTCCTGTGGCCGCGCTGGAGCAGAGTTATCTGCGCACGAAGGCGCGAAACTATGCCGAATATAAAAAGACAATAGAACTCCAGGCGAACGCCTCGAACAACACAGTCTTTGCTGACGCCGATGGCGATATCGCATACTGGCACGGCAACTTCATCCCCCTGCGCGACACGCGGTTCGATTACACCAGGCCGGTGGACGGGAGCGATCCAGCGACGAACTGGAAGGGGCTGATGACGGTGGACCAGGCACCGCATCTGCTGAATCCGAAGAGCGGGTATCTTTTCAACGTGAACGATTCGCCCTGGAACGGCGCGGGCGCGAGTTCGCTGCGCAAGGCGGATTATCCAGCGTACGTAGAGCAAGGAATCGAGTCGGCACGCGGCCTGCATGCGACACGGGTGCTGGCTCCGGACGGTACTCCGCGGCGGGATCTCTCAATGGATGGGTTGATGCGTGCGGCGTACGACCCGTATCTGCCGTGGTTTGCCCGGACAGTACCCGCGCTGGTCGCGGCGTACGACGCGCTACCGGCTGATGCTTCGCTGAAGACGCGTCTGGCTGGGCAGATCGCACTCTTGCGTGGATGGGACGATCGCTGGAGCGCGGATTCAATGGCGACCTCGATCGCTGTGTATTGGGGTACAGAGATGATGAAGACCGTGGGCCGCCCGGCGCACGAGGCGCTAGTCCCCAGCGAGGATTGGGTGGCGACAAGAGTCCCGGCGGAAGCTCTGCTTACCGCTTTGGCGCAAGCTTCGGACAATCTGGCGGCGGACTTTGGAACGTGGCGTACACCCTGGGGGCAGATCAACCGCTTTCAGCGTCTTACTGGAGACATCGTGCAACCCTTCAGCGATGCCGGGTCGAGCATCCCGGTGCCGTTTGCATCATCGCTCTGGGGATCGCTGGCGTCGTTTGGCGCGCGGCAGTATCCGGGAACGAAGCGGTGGTATGGCACGAGCGGTAATAGCTTTGTCGCAGTTGTAGAGTTCGGAGACAAGGTGCGGGCAAAGGCCGTAACGGCCGGCGGCGAGAGCGGCGATCCGAAGTCGAGCCATTTTGATGACGAGGCTGAACGATATGCCGCAGGCAATCTGCGCGAAATTTACTTCTACCCGGAGCAATTAAAAGGACACACGGAGCGGACCTATCATCCGAATGAGTAA